From Malassezia restricta chromosome VIII, complete sequence, the proteins below share one genomic window:
- a CDS encoding pyrimidine and pyridine-specific 5'-nucleotidase — MSLDKPWHEYVGFESLRREPVDASDSECILWLDIDNTLYSHAETRMMDLMVERIHNYFRSLGLDDEEATSLHMRYYKEYGLAIRGLVQHHAIDPLDYDQKCDASLPLEEILRPDTRLIDMLKSLKSRKTSIFSLTNAYRVHARRVLSLLQLDSIVEGIVYCDYTNPEFSCKPEAEFYLAAQEAVHAAPTAQHYFVDDSIANVRQAIKLGWSKSVHYDEHGDFHEPFTTPDGILTISHLLQLPTVWPELFS, encoded by the exons ATGTCGCTGGACAAACCATGGCACGAGTATGTAGGCTTTGAGTCGCTCCGACGGGAGCCCGTGGACGCAAGTGACTCAGAATGCATATTGTGGCTCGACATTGACAATACTTTGTATTCACATGCGGAAACACG GATGATGGATCTTATGGTCGAGCGGATTCACAATTATTTCCGTTCGCTGGGactggacgacgaagaagcgACATcgctgcacatgcgctATTACAAAGAGTATGGACTTGCTATCCGCGGTCTTGTACAGCATCATGCTATTGACCCATTGGATTATGACCAAAAGTGTGACGCATCTCTTCCGTTGGAGGAGATCCTCCGACCTGATACGAGACTCATTGACATGCTCAAGAGTTTGAAGAGCCGTAAGACAAGCATCTTCAGCCTGACAAATGCGTACAGAGTtcatgcgcgccgtgtcCTATCGCTACTGCAGCTTGACTCGATTGTCGAGGGTATCGTGTATTGTGACTATACGAATCCAGAGTTTTCGTGCAAGCCTGAGGCAGAGTTTTACCTTGCTGCGCAGGAAGCTGTCCATGCCGCGCCCACGGCACAGCACTACTTTGTGGATGACAGCATAGCCAACGTACGGCAAGCCATCAAGCTGGGCTGGTCCAAGAGTGTACATTATGACGAACATGGCGACTTTCACGAGCCTTTTACGACGCCCGATGGCATCCTCACGATATCCCACCTGCTGCAACTACCCACCGTGTGGCCTGAGCTCTTTTCGTAG
- a CDS encoding beta-1,4-N-acetylglucosaminyltransferase, which yields MPRENTILVTVGSTRFDALVYKALSESFLACVCLALGPQAEVWIQYGHSAFALPSGAKKGTLRNTEGVWIDTQGQAKTFAFAFTPKLRSWIDHAGLVISHGGSGTIIEVLRSDHAPKLLVMPNTTLMHDHQRELVQQLSQEGYLSMGHIDNIDQMIPQVLSRNYVRFPAQNTVAVKRVVESVWC from the exons ATGCCGCGCGAAAACACCATCCTAGTAACTGTGGGCAGTACGCGGTTTGATGCACTGGTGTACAAGGCTTTATCAGAATCGTTTCTTGCGTGTGTTTGTCTCGCCCTAGGCCCACAAGCAGAGGTGTGGATCCAGTACGGTCACAGTGCGTTTGCCTTACCAAGCGGTGCAAAAAAAGGGACTCTACGGAATACAGAAGGCGTATGGATCGATACACAAGGCCAAGCCAAGACGTTTGCATTTGCCTTCACCCCCAAATTGCGATCATGGATCGACCATGCAGGCTTGGTGATTTCTCATGGTG GTTCTGGGACCATCATTGAAGTGCTACGATCGGATCATGCACCCAAACTTCTCGTGATGCCTAATACTACGCTCATGCATGACCACCAACGtgagcttgtgcagcaATTATCTCAGGAGGGATATCTGAGTATGGGGCATATAGA CAATATAGATCAGATGATACCACAGGTGCTCTCCCGCAACTATGTGCGCTTCCCCGCACAAAACACAGTGGCAGTAAAACGAGTCGTAGAATCAGTCTGGTGTTGA
- a CDS encoding mannosyl-oligosaccharide alpha-1,2-mannosidase, with product MPVRQVHYAPLPGHNALQRLRFELMRKPRLFFILYLIIVLLIARAMIFVLYLFIHTESMAPHRGSNWHRLNKSLIQDAISIDPTSASTLTNEAFPAATDPTIKWPSLDLVYPRYNPHRGEIPPDVMALLNAPPALMHPRARFNGTSRTAWTHPPWSPTRNGSRTQPEDAMHPSKQPKEHDGRPYPYNRWTSPLADMDTLYPERQERVQFGFEDASQYSGKRFDPKRDQLLKKRQKLVKSAFIRAWQGYKDYAWGADEVTPVTEKYNNHFNGWGATVIDSLDTLLIMGLDKEYHLAREHVHDVDFYFVGGSRSAYSSADGRIPVFETAIRYLGGLLSAYDLTGDALMVERAEELAQLMLPAFNTLTGVPLGRMRPGENVTYASDLALLYSGEVVLAEATSMLLEYTRLWQVTGNRTYFDRVQRVTDFLDRNMTKLSQFGTLLPAVLYPEEGIVSSKYSFGGGLDSYYEYLVKEHQLLGGVLPQYERMFTEAMDSAEQHLWKNVTVVPHAPSLSVVVSSMGHGRSQVSLEHLACFSGGMMALGSRIVPDRRHYLNIARMTTETCYWGYNSSLTGLGAEALEFYHPQDKDMYRVVTEADGTRHRGPPVGDPFVGVRYIWHEDYRNRPEVIESVLYMWRTTGDPVWQERGWQMFASWMTHCLTRSGTSTIYDVNAVPVRHSDSMESFVLAETFKYYYLLFSPPDLVSLDDFVFSTEAHPFLLPRAGRWARAGDVPASFPRVDRRFPAILRPRGQGTPMQRGLWEAQRQASGKTARLLEVLWAEVNDTGAVV from the coding sequence ATGCCTGTAAGGCAAGTGCATTATGCGCCATTGCCTGGACATAATGCCTTGCAACGGCTGAGGTTTGAGCTCATGCGGAAGCCTCGGCTGTTTTTCATTTTGTACTTGATCATCGTGCTGCTGATTGCGCGTGCCATGATTTTTGTGTTATACCTGTTCATCCACACTGAATCGATGGCGCCACACCGAGGCTCGAACTGGCATCGTCTGAACAAGTCACTGATCCAAGATGCGATATCGATCGATCCCACTTCTGCCTCCACGCTAACGAATGAGGCGTTTCCTGCTGCGACGGACCCCACGATCAAATGGCCTTCTCTGGACCTGGTATACCCAAGATACAATCCGCACCGAGGAGAGATTCCTCCGGATGTGATGGCACTATTGAATGCGCCCCCTGCTTTGATGCATCCACGTGCGCGTTTCAACGGGACGTCTCGGACGGCATGGACGCACCCTCCTTGGTCGCCCACACGCAATGGATCTCGCACACAGCCTGAGGATGCCATGCACCCCAGCAAGCAGCCCAAGGAGCATGATGGGAGGCCGTATCCCTATAACAGGTGGACGTCTCCCCTTGCTGACATGGACACATTGTACCCCGAACGACAGGAGCGCGTGCAGTTTGGCTTCGAGGATGCATCGCAGTACTCAGGCAAGCGTTTCGATCCGAAGCGTGATCAGCTTTTGAAGAAGCGGCAAAAGCTGGTGAAAAGCGCCTTTATCCGAGCGTGGCAAGGGTACAAGGACTATGCATGGGGGGCAGATGAAGTTACGCCGGTGACGGAGAAGTACAACAACCATTTCAATGGGTGGGGAGCGACCGTGATTGACTCTCTTGATACGCTGCTGATCATGGGACTGGACAAGGAGTACCACTTGGCTCGCGAGCATGTGCATGATGTGGACTTTTATTTCGTGGGTGGCAGTCGAAGTGCGTATTCGTCCGCCGATGGCCGTATTCCCGTGTTTGAGACGGCGATCCGCTACTTGGGGGGACTGTTGTCGGCGTATGACTTGACGGGAGATGCACTCATGGTGGAACGAGCTGAGgagcttgcgcagctcatgCTGCCTGCCTTCAACACGCTGACGGGTGTGCCGTTGGGCCGTATGCGTCCGGGCGAAAACGTCACGTACGCGTCCGACTTGGCCCTTCTTTATTCAGGGGAAGTTGTCTTGGCGGAGGCTACGAGTATGCTGCTCGAGTACACTCGGCTGTGGCAGGTGACGGGCAACCGCACGTACTTTGACCGTGTGCAGCGTGTGACTGATTTTCTCGACCGCAACATGACGAAGCTGAGCCAGTTTGGCACGCTTCTTCCCGCTGTCTTGTACCCGGAGGAGGGCATCGTGAGTAGCAAGTACTCTTTTGGCGGTGGACTCGACTCGTACTATGAATATCTAGTCAAGGAGCACCAGCTTCTGGGCGGTGTTCTGCCGCAATATGAGCGTATGTTCACGGAAGCGATGGACTCGGCAGAACAGCATCTGTGGAAGAACGTGACAGTCGTGCCCCATGCGCCTTCGCTGTCCGTCGTGGTGAGCTCGATGGGGCATGGTCGAAGTCAGGTGTCGCTGGAGCACTTGGCTTGCTTCAGTGGGGGTATGATGGCGCTTGGGTCGCGGATCGTGCCGGATCGGCGCCACTACCTCAACATTGCGCGTATGACCACGGAGACATGCTACTGGGGCTACAACAGCAGTCTCACGGGCCTCGGTGCGGAAGCGCTGGAGTTTTATCATCCGCAGGACAAGGACATGTACCGCGTGGTCACGGAGGCAGACGGCACGCGGCATCGTGGTCCGCCGGTCGGCGATCCGTTTGTGGGTGTGCGCTATATATGGCATGAAGACTATCGCAACCGCCCTGAGGTGATTGAAAGTGTGCTGTacatgtggcgcacgacggGGGATCCGGTGTGGCAGGAGCGTGGCTGGCAGATGTTTGCCTCGTGGATGACGCACTGCCTGACGCGTTCCGGCACCAGCACGATTTACGACGTGAATGCTGTGCCCGTGCGGCATAGCGACAGTATGGAGAGTTTTGTGCTGGCGGAGACGTTCAAGTACTACTACCTCTTGTTCTCGCCTCCTGACCTTGTGTCGCTGGATGACTTTGTGTTTTCGACGGAGGCGCATCCATTCCTTTTGCCGCGGGCGGGTCGCTGGGCGCGCGCAGGCGACGTTCCGGCCTCGTTCCCGCGTGTAGACCGCCGCTTCCCGGCGATCCTTCGGCCGCGGGGCCAGGGCACGCCTATGCAGCGAGGGCTTTGggaggcgcagcggcaggcgaGTGGCAAGACGGCGCGGCTGCTCGAGGTTTTGTGGGCCGAGGTCAACGAcacgggcgccgtcgtgtGA